A single genomic interval of Arthrobacter methylotrophus harbors:
- a CDS encoding ATP-binding protein, translating into MSGIDIETKRKLREMGAAPMLEALEAQDETLVLGMAFEERLRLVVDEAHSGFNHAKVEGLIRRAGLRYPGADLRRLDLVDERGLDRNVIAQLGTCSFIERQQNVVFQGFTGSGKSYLGCALAKQACQHRIRAHYVRMPDLEEAWALAKDKPQGQTKFLNKYAAFTLLVIDEWLLDHPDEGMRSMLLELLERRYDTASTVFCTQYAKKDWHQRLGSGVHADAIMDRSVHNTIWVDTGNHNMRQHATMKQ; encoded by the coding sequence GTGAGCGGGATCGATATCGAAACCAAACGCAAGCTCCGTGAGATGGGTGCCGCCCCGATGCTGGAGGCGCTCGAGGCCCAGGACGAGACGCTCGTGCTCGGCATGGCCTTCGAGGAACGGCTCCGGTTGGTCGTCGACGAGGCCCACTCCGGGTTCAACCACGCCAAGGTTGAGGGACTGATCCGGCGGGCCGGGCTACGCTACCCCGGCGCGGATCTGCGCCGGCTCGACCTCGTGGACGAGCGGGGTCTGGACCGGAACGTGATCGCCCAGCTCGGCACCTGTTCGTTCATCGAACGGCAGCAGAACGTCGTGTTTCAAGGATTCACCGGATCCGGGAAGTCCTACCTGGGGTGCGCCCTGGCGAAGCAGGCCTGCCAGCACCGGATCCGGGCCCACTACGTCCGCATGCCCGACCTCGAGGAAGCCTGGGCGCTGGCGAAGGACAAGCCACAGGGACAAACCAAATTCCTGAACAAGTACGCGGCCTTCACCCTGCTCGTGATCGACGAATGGCTTCTCGACCACCCCGACGAGGGCATGCGCAGCATGCTGCTGGAACTGCTGGAGCGCCGGTACGACACAGCATCAACCGTGTTCTGCACCCAATACGCCAAGAAAGACTGGCACCAGCGGCTCGGCTCCGGGGTCCACGCAGATGCGATCATGGACCGCAGCGTGCACAACACCATCTGGGTCGATACCGGCAACCACAACATGCGCCAACACGCCACCATGAAGCAGTAA